Part of the Microcebus murinus isolate Inina chromosome 19, M.murinus_Inina_mat1.0, whole genome shotgun sequence genome, TGGGTGGGGGTCGGGCCCGGAGACCCAGGGTCAAGGCTATGGCCTTGCCCTGTGCCAATACACAAGGAAGCTTCGCTTGGACCTGACCGATGTTCGGCCGCAGTAAGCGAGTGGAGGCGCTCCTTGAAGAAACAGGGAGCCCAGTCATTTTGGGGTTCTGCCCTGGCCTGAGGCCCCGTATGGGCCGCACTGGGCGGGGGCACACCCAGGTGGGAAGGGCAGTGACCGCGGCGGGTGGGGCCTGGCAAGGAGCCCTGGGCCTCACTGAGGCGGGCGGCCAGGGCACCTCGGCTCTTCAGGGCTGAGGTTGAGGGGTGAGGGCCCTCGTTCCCCAGAGGCCCAGTCTCTTGGAGTCCTGAGGGCCCTCCAGGAAGCGTCTGTTCTCACGGGGCTTCCCGAGGCCGGGCACTTGCCCTCGACCAAGATGGCGCGGGCGGCCTCGGGAGAGGCACGTGACCCCGCCCTGGCCCGCCAAGCGGCTGCGACCGAGCGGTAGCGCCAGAACCATGGCCCCGGGGCAGGCGGGTGCGTGGGCCGCGCTCGGCCCGCTGCTGTGGGGCTGCGCGCTGGCGCTGCAGGGCGGGATGCTGTACCCCCGGGAGAGCCCGTCGCGGGAGCGCAAGGAGCTGGACGGCCTCTGGAGCTTCCGCGCCGACTTCTCCGACAACCGGCGCCAGGGCTTCGAGCGGCAGTGGTACCGGCGGCCGCTGCGCGAGGTGCGGCTGCGGGGGCAGGGCGCGGGGCTTGGGGCCGGGAAGCTCCCGGAGCCGGAGCCGGGCGGCTGGAGCCAGGAGTCCGGCGACCGCAGACTCCTTCCCTGCGTCCCCAGGAGCTGCCGGCCGGCGCGACGTTGAAGAGTAACGGGCTGGGAGGCGTGGGGCTAGGGGACCGGGAGAGGGACGAGGAGCGGGAAGTGGGAGGCGGGCAGGGTCCCGGACGGGCTGTTCATGCGCTGGGGTGCTGCGGAGCCCCCTCGGGGCGGGAGAGCCCGAGCTCTGACCTTCCGGCAGTGTCAGCCACACACAGCTAGGGCGGGGAGGTGGCGGGGGTCAGGAAGAGGGGACGGTTTGGATATGTTGGGGTCAGCTGTGGCCAGGCAGGAAGGACCCTGGGTTCCAAGGTTCAGCTAGAGGATGGGACGTGGCACCCAGCCATAGAAGGACCCCACACCAGCTTCCCTCCTGATTTGGGTCGGGTTGGCAGAGGAGTAGGACTGGGCGAGGCCTCTGTGCCCATCTGGGGCTTGCATCTCCTAGGTCCCTTctgtctcactttgctgcccagcaAAGAAGGAGTTGAGCACAGAGTAGAGCAGGGGGATGGGTGCCACAGGTGCCCCGTAACAGTTTCAAAATGGGGGCCTGCCCCCTGCCAGCCTTCCTCCCTAGACAGACAGTTGGTCATCTGCTTCTTAGTCAGGGTCTGGCCCTTCTAGCTTCAGACTGGGATGTGGCCCTAGGCTCACCCTGTCCATGGAGATCTTGGCCCTGTGCCATTTGCCATGAGGAAGAAGTTCTGGCCtggctggtggctcacacctgtaaccctagcagcctaggaggtcaaggcgggatcacttgaggccatcctgagcaagagcgagaccctgtctctaccaaaaatagaaaaattagccaggcatggtggtgcacctgtagtcccagctactccggtggctgaggcaggaggatctcttgagcccaggggtttgaggttgctgtgagctatgatgatgacactgcactccacccagggcaaCCAAGACTctgtgtctaaaaaataaaagagaagttcTGGCCCCATGGGTACAAACCATCGTGGCAGTTGACCTGCCATCAGCAAGTTACCCATCCATTCCACTAATATTTATAGAGtccctactgtgtgtcaggcttGAGTCAGAAGCCAGCATACACCTATGAAGGACACTGATCCTAGGTTCATAGGGGGTATGGACATGACCTAGGCCCTTCTTCCCCCAGTCGGGCCCCACCCTGGACATGCCAGTTCCCTCCAGCTTCAATGACATGGGCCAGGATGCGCAGCTGCGGGACTTCATCGGCTGGGTGTGGTACGAGCGAGAGGTGGCCCTGCCCCAGCGATGGAGCCAGGACCTCGACACGAGAGTGGTGCTGAGGATTGGCAGCGCCCACTACTACGCCATCGTGGTCAGTGCAGTGGGCACAGGCAGGGCGAGTGGGCAGGCGCGGCTGCTGAGTGTGCACCGGCTGCCTTGGGGCACCTGGCTCCCAGCTACCACCTGACAGCCTGCCTCCCAGGGTGGGGACGGTGGGGGACACGCATGCCCTACCCTGGGGTCTGTGCCCCGGCTGGGGGAAAAGTTGCCTAATCTGCTCCCTCGGAGCACCATTCTTCCTGTCAGGCTGGCAAGACAGGTGGCAGCTGGCAAGTCCCTGAGCCCCCACATCCTGTAGTTTATGTGAGGGAGTGCCTGAGATGGCAGTCCCCCCACCATGCCCTAGCCTGCCGCCCCCTGCATGTCTCCCTGTGTCCGCAGTGGGTGAATGGGGTCCACGTGGCAGAGCACGAGGGGGGCCACCTCCCCTTCGAGGCTGACATCAGCAAGCTGGTCCAGAGTGGGCCCCTGGCCTCCTGCCGCATCACCATCGCCATCAACAACACGCTCACCCCCCACACCCTGCCGCCAGGGACCATCCAGTACAAGACCGATACCTCCAAGTGAGCAGTGTCCTCTTCCCCGCCCCCAGggtctccctgcctgcccagggacagggacagggtggCCTTAGCAGAGTGGAGGCCCTGGGTCTGGGGAGGCCAGGGAGACGTGTGAGCTGAGGTCGAAGGATGCGGGGCAGGGTCCCAGTTAGCCATTGTCCTCTTACTCTAGGTACCCCAAGGGCTACTTTGTCCAGGACATAAAGTTCGACTTCTTCAACTATGCGGGACTGCACCGGCCTGTGCTCCTCTACACCACACCCACTGCCTACATTGATGACATCACCGTCACCACTGGCATGGACCAAGACACTGGTGAGGACTCCTGGCAGGATCTGCCCTCAGCAGGGGCCAGAGtggctctgtcccctctctggaaAGATCCCCCAGGGAAAAGGCTCTTCCAGCATCTCCAGACCCTCACAGGTTCCCATCCATTTAAGAAGTTACAATCCAGACTGTCCGAGCTGGCCTGGCCAGGGTTTCAGTGTGGTTGACCTCACTTTGAGAAGTGGCATCGTGCCTAAAGTCACATAGCTCAGGATGAGAGTCCTTGTCCCTCCCCATGGTGCTGCCCTCACTTAATCTCCCCCTGATGCACAATGTGCTCAAGAAACAAATGGCCTCCTCGGAGTGGTGGCTGCTGGGTGCCCCCATCCGTGTGACCCAGGTTATGGCCCTCCCTCAGTCCTGGTGTCTTGTTTCCTCCAGGGCTGGTGAATTACCAGGTTTTTGTCCAGGGCAGTGAACACTTCGAACTGGAAGTGTGTCTTCGGGATGAGGAAGGCAAAGTCGTGGCTGAGGGGACAGGTGGCCGGGGCCAGCTGCAGGTGCCCAGTGCTAACCTCTGGTGGCCGTACCTGATGCACGAGCACCCTGCCTACCTGTACTCACTGGAGGTAATAGTGGTTTAGGACTGGTGCTAAGGGAGGCCTCTTGCTCATATCTGGCGGCCCCGGCTTCTGCAGGAGCCCAGGACAGGTGGGCAGGCAGGCCTGGGCTTCCTGATTTTTTCCACGAGGCCCAGTTTTGAGGAGCAGGccccagaggcagggcaggggaaggtTCCCCTGGCTAATGGCAGAGGCTTAAGTTTCTGCTGCTCTGCTTGCAGGCCCAGAGCTGGTCACTCTGGTGTACTCGGTCCTCCCTGCTAGAGGGTGGGCTTGGTGGGGCTCATGCCGGCAGGGTGCTCACGCCTGGGGCTCTGGCTCTCATAGGTGAAGCTGACCGCACAGACAGCAGCCGGGCCTGCGTCTGACTTCTACACGCTCCCTGTCGGGATTCGCACCGTGGCTGTCACTGAGAGCCAGTTCCTCATCAATGGGAAACCTTTCTATTTCCATGGCGTCAACAAGCACGAGGATGCGGATGTGAGTCTGGGCTCCTGGCTCCCTGTGGCAGCTGTTTCTAGGATCATCTCCTTTCGCCTTCCGCGTGCTAGAAGCAGCTGAGGGCAGTTAAGCCGACTGCTCAAAACCACACGACAGTGGGGCTGGATAGAGGGCTGGTGGGGTGACTGTCCAGGGGCACACCTCTAAAAGGGACAGGGACGGGGGCAGGGGTCACTCTGCTCTGCTGTCCCCTAGATCCGAGGGAAGGGCTTTGACTGGTCGCTGCTGATGAAGGACTTCAACCTGCTTCGCTGGCTGGGCGCCAACTCCTTCCGCACCAGCCACTACCCCTACGCAGAGGAGGTGATGCAGCTCTGCGACCGCTATGGCATCGTGGTCATTGATGAGTGTCCCGGTGTGGGCATCGTGCTGCCGTGAGTGCCTGCCGCCTGCACTGCTCAGCCTGCCCGGCTCTGCCGGCTGTGACACGCTGTCTCTCTCCCACCTGCAGCGAGAGCTACGGCAACGTGTCTCTCCAGCACCACCTGGAGGTGATGGAGGAGCTGGTGCGCAGGGACAAGAACCACCCGGCCGTGGTGATGTGGTCTGTGGCCAATGAGCCTGCCTCCTTCCTAAAACCTGCCGGCTACTACTTCAAGTGAGTGCCCCGGCCTCGCCCGGGCTGGGGTAGGCGGGTGCTGTGAGGGGTCAGCCAGACTAGGGGGCCTGTCCCTGTGTGGGCCGTGCAGGGGCCAAATATCTCCCCACTTAAACTGTGATTTTTCAGTCCAGCCAGACCCACTGTCTCCTTTTCCCACctgaaatgaaatcagaattaaCATAAGCTATTTATATATGtaacttcaaatttaaaaaaatcagtggcatGGCCTAACAGTGACAGAAAGGGGAGTCATTTATAAATGCTACCTGAGTGCATGGGTCTGACTCCCTTGAAGGCCAACATGGGTCGGAGCTGGCATGGAGAGGTGGGACCGCCCTGGGAGCACAGGGCGAGAGTGGCCTGCGGGCTCCCTGCGGGCACTCCATGTCCCGTGCACAGGTGTCCTTACGTGCTGTGCAGTTCTAAATTCACGGGGAGCTGCTCCAGTAGTTCCAAACAAAACCAAGTATGATCATCCCCCAGTTTCTGTGGTATCTGCATTCCCAGGAGATTTGTCATGTGTTAAAACTGAGCAGAAGCCACTTTGCGATGCTTTGGGTTCGTCTGTCGGTACAGTGGAGTTAGGCTTTATGAGGCTGGTTTATTAAGCACATTAATTATAAACAGGTTTTCCAGTGACGTCCATGTTTGAAATATTCTCAAGTTacattgggctgggcatggtggctcatacctgtaatcccagccctttgggtggctgaggcgggaggatcacttgagcctaggagttcaagaccagcctgggcaacatatcaagactccatctctacaaaaatttaaaaagtcagccgggcatggtggcgcaaggttacggtgagctgtgataatgccactgcactccagcctgggcgacagagactgtcttaagtaataataataataagtttaaaaaatagagttATGTTGTTAGACAGGACTAGGCCATCTGAAGTTCATGGTCCCATTCACCAAACAGCAATagctcccccacccccgtcctTGCAGTGGACCTCACTGTGTGACGTGACTTAGGGGGCTGTCTCCCTGCAATGGGGGGTTCACTGTTGCTGAGGGGGCTGGCCACCCATGTGTCCCTTTTCTTTCTAACAATCATGCGCTCATAACTCAGCCTTCAGAGGTGAATCGTTTCACTTGCTGCAGAGGCCGAGGGAACACTCCTTGAGGCAGACACTGCGCCCCAGGTTCATGCAGTGATTTGAGCTGAGCCGAGTCTGTTGTGGGTGCGAGGCCCTGTGGAGTGgccccagcctgggcaggggaCAGCTCAGAGCCCAGGGGAGACACGGGGGTGtgctgagcagggctgggtggaAAGAACTTTGTCGTGAGGGTGAGGAACTTATGGGCTCCCAGCAGTGGGTGCCCAAGGCTCAGACAAGCTTTTCTGGAagagtgagagagggaggtgcGTGTTTTCTGGAgctgcacaggctggagtggGTCTGTCTGCTGTCACAGGCTCCGAAGTGTCCCAGCTGACACCGGGCCGCTGGAGGGTGTGGGGTGGAACGTGAGGCCGCAGGGTTCTGTTCTGCCCTGCGGAAACCACAGCCTTCAAGTGGGAAGAGGAATGACGGGGAGAGAGtgtgaaggaaaaggaaggagccgaggggaagaggggaagggtaGGCGCCAGCAGCGACCTGCCCTGGGGGCCTCCACAGGGCCCTGGGACCCCGACCACAGACCGGCTGCTCTGTCGGGAGCCTCGTCTCCATGGTTCACTCGACTCGGCCGTTTCTTCTGAGAGGCTGTCCCTGACTCCAGTCCAAGTTACGTCCCCTGTTCTTCCCCTTCATGATTCCTGCCACCACCGTCCTTTCCGTTCGTGGCACTTCTCCGCGCATGCGTGCCTGCTCCCGCTGCCCCACGAAGCCTGCTCAGCTGTTTGAGCCGCTGTGGGCGCACGATGCCTGCGCCTGGCACCCACGTCCTGTCCTTATGTCAGCAAACATCCGCCCGAGTCGGCTCCCCATCCATCCCTGTCCTCAGGAGCTATTTCTGAGGTCCAGAGCCTCGTTTTTGGCTATGTCCAGCCCAAATAACTCAGTGCCTGTGAGGGGGGCTTTCCCCAGGAGGCGGGATTCAGGAGGCAGAGTGATGTCGGGGAACACGACCCGAGACTGGAGGAACGTGTTAGCTCACCTAAAATGCACTTCTCGATAGGAGGAAAGCAGAGGTTCTGTGTTTTGCTTTGTCTGGGGAAGAGGGATGGGAGGTGGGTGGCCGAGAGCTCTTCCCAGACTGACGGAGCTTGTGTCTTCTGCCTCCCATGGACAGGACGGTGATTGCCCACACCAAAACCCTGGACCCCTCCCGGCCCGTGACCTTTGTGACCAACTCCAACTATGCAGCAGACCTGGGGGTGAGCCTGGGGgtctccagccccctcccctcccctccctcgccTGTCCTCTGGGCCTGTGCTCATGCTTGCACGTGAGCTGCTGGTTTTTACGGATGGTCTTTAGGTTAAAGGTAACTAACCACCTGCTCACTCGCCGTCAGTGTGGCTTCCAAAATCCAAAGACAGTGGCATAGGGAGATGCGATTTGTTCTCAGTTTGGACTCAGTGTTTCCTGCACCTCACGTTAATTCTGTGCACCTCAATTTAATATTCTCAGAAAATGTCAGTTGTTTGAGGGAGTTCAGAGTTCATCCGGCCCAGGGTTTCTCCAACCTGGCTGATTGTTGGAATCGCCCAGGGGAGTTTTTTCAAAGTACACATCGCTGGATTCTGAGATTCTCATTTAGTAAGTCCAGGGTGGGAACCTGAGTTTGTAAAAAGCTTCTCAGTGAATCCACTGATTAAGCGGCTTTGGGGACCACTGACTAGTTGCACCCCCTCAGATTGAGAATCGAAGGGACAGGCATACACAGCCAGCTGGGGCAGAGCTGGCCGCACCCCGTGGCCACCCCAGGACTCACTGGCCTGGGCACAGCAGCCCCACGAAAGCTCTGTGTTGAATTGCATGGAAGGTGTAAACTGTGAACGCAACAAAATGCTCCTTGACTGGGGAGTTAAGGGAGGGCGTGCTTACAGAAAAAGAACTGCAGAAGGAGAGGCCATCTGAAGACAGAGCAGAGGAGCAAACGGTACATACAAGGAAGAGTTGTGAGTGCCATCACTCGAATGTGGGAGAAGCTTGTCAGCCCGTGGTTCTGCTCTGTGTCTCAAGAACACCCCCTCAAGGAAGCACAAAGGCCGTGGCAAAACACAAGTTGCACTTGGAAGTTCTTGGACCACAGTGGTATCTCCTCCTGTCCTAGTCTTTTGTGTGGACGCGGAAGCCTTGCCTGGGCTTCCCACACTCGCCTGGTGGGATCCACGGAGAGCGTGGGTCCACCCGAGCCTCCCCGTCTGCATCTTCCTGCCACCACGATTGAGAAAGACGTCGGTCCAAGCGCAGGCCTTGGAGTTTAGCATTTTTACCAGAATCGTGTTCGGGTGACATCAGGAACCAGCCAGTTGGACACAGGAGCCTTTGCTGCTCAGCCTGAGCACCACTTTGTTCAGGCTTGAGgctgtcctgccctgccctggcatcTAAGGGCCCCTCCGAGGAGGGACTCTTCCAGCCACTGTGCGGCCCCCAGCATTGCCTCACGAGTGCCGTGGTGAATCAAGATTATTTTGGGTGGGGGAAAAACCGTTCATCCCTCAGGTGGGAACATTTCTGCAGGGCGAGGTGAGGGAAGACCAGTGGCAGGAGCACTGCCTAGAGAACGACAAAGCCAGCTGGGCTGGGCCCCGGACTTGGGCCGAGGACTGCAGCCCGCGGCCTCTTGTGGCCCTCACCAGCGGCGGCACATCAGGGCTGTCAGCCTGGAGTGACAGACCTGCTCCATTCGGGTCACTTCTTGGCCATCTTTCTTACTGGTGGGCAGGGTAATTTCAGGATCTAAATCTTCTCTGCCGAGGGAACCCTGTGAGTGTGTGTTGCCATGTGGTTTTCTCGTTGGCGGACATGCTGTGACGCTCTCGTCCTAGGTTCCGTACGTGGACGTCATCTGTGTGAACAGTTACTACTCCTGGTATCACGACTACGGGCACTTGGAGGTGATTCAGCTGCAGCTGGCGACCCAGTTCGAGAGCTGGTACAGGGCCTACCAGAAGCCGGTCATTCAGAGCGAGTATGGGGCAGAAACGATCGCAGGGTTTCACCAGGTGAGCCGCGTGGAGCATCCTGGGTATGTTTGCACTCTTGGGCAGTGATGTCTGTCATTTCCCGGGCTTTCCCTGCCCCTCACATGCACTGCTGACCTCCCTTCTGCTCTTGGGGCTCACCCCCCAGGTCCCCCACCCTCTCCACACCCCCTGCCCCGGGAGCCAGGCCTCTGCCTCTCTCGCTGGGTCCCCAGAGGCAGCCCCCTACCTGGCGCTGCCCAGGCCATCTGCCTAACAAATCCAAGCCCTGGAGTCCTGTCACTGGCTCCCTCTGGCCCACAGGACAAAGCCCTCATCCCTGTGGGGACACTCAGTGTCCTTTGCGCTCTGCTCTCTTCTGGGTTGTCAACCTGCTGTCCCTTCACTCCGGCCACTCTTTCCTCTGCTCACTTGCTCCCCCTGCTCGTGCTTGGGCTGCTGCTTTGGCCATGAGGCCCCAGGTTAGTGTTACGGTTGCCAACTAGAGTCCTAGTCAGTGTCCCCACCTCCGCTCAGCTGTCCCCTCTGTGGGGAGCTTCACCTTCTGCGTCCGCAGCAACTCGTGCCTTCTCTGAGTTCTCGAGTGGGTGGTCACCATGCCCGTGGCTCTCCTTGGCCGGACCATGTGCTCCCGGAGAGAGAGTGAATGCTACTCACTGTTGCATCCCAGGCATGCAGCACATCTGGGACATGTCACGTGCTAAATAGTATTTACCGAGGGCATGGGTGAAATATTGAAGCAAGGTTTAATCAACTagctttgttctcatttttttggTCCATTTCCTCACCAAAGCGATGCTGCTTTGTCTTGTGGGGATTTTTTTCACATGGATTCCTGAAACATAGCCAGCCCcttgtccccaccccagccccctcaCGCTCGCCTGTCAAGACTACTGAGATTCCCTGTTGACAACACACTTCTTACCATGCTTCTCCTCTGTGTGCTGAACAGCCACTTGTAGTAGACTGCCCTTTGTTTGCACTCTTAATTCATCTTGCTTACACAGAATGCCACTTCTGCGAACTAGTAAAGCAGGGGAACTATCTCATGGATATACATATTTgccatccctttttttttttaattttttgaaacagtgtctcactctgttgcccaggctagagtgagtgccatggcatcagcctagctcacaacaacctcaaactcctgggctcaagcgatcctgctgcctcagccaccggagtagctgggactacaggcatgcgccaccatgcctggctgattttttctatatatttttagttgtacaattaatttctttctatttttagtagagatggggtctcgctcttgctcaggctggtttccaactcctgaccttgagcgacccatccacctcggcctcacagagtgctaggattataggtgtgaaccactgcgcccggcctgccgtCCCTCTTTGAAAAGGCCACCGACTCTGAATTTTTAACAAACTCTGAGACAGTCAGCACTGATAGAACCTTCACAGTGACAGAAACGCTCTGTATCTGCGCTGTCCAAACCTGGagccaccagccaccagccacacGTGGCTACTGAGGACTTGAAATGTGACTCGTATGACTGAATGGATttggtttaatttaattttaaatttagatagccacatgtgactCGTGGTCATTGTATTAGACAATGTTGGTTCATGTCCATTTAAACAAAGTAAGAAAATCTGCATTCCGCCCTGCCCTCAAACTCACCTTTGGAACTGGAACGAAATACATCTCAGTTGTGCAGTTGGATTTTCGGTGCATTTCGTGGAGCACGTCAGTCCTCGCTGGAGAAGAAACAGACGACGGTTTTGTTGTCTCCCAGAATGACTGAAATGCTGCGTCCTCGAGCATCTAACACCGAGCCTCCAAAGAATTCCCATGAGATGAAAACTCGGACTGTGTGTCCCAAGAACATCTTTTCTGTCGTTTTATGTCACAGTATGTGACACGTGGGGGCACGTTGCTAAATATCGATGAAGTCCTCAGATGGGGCCTTCTGCTGTTGTTGTAGATGGCCTTCCCGTCACCTGGCAGGCCCGAGGCCCCGTCTCGGCTCCCTGCTGACTGTCCCCTCGCTCCTCCTTTGCACTCGCCTGCATTGCGCTTACAGCGTGTGTCTTCCTGGATCATGAAGCTGCTAAGGGCAGGGGCTCTTTCCCTCCTTGTCTGTCGCTGCACCTCCAGTGCCTGTCCCAGCAGATACCGGATAGGTCGCTGAGTGGACGGATGTGCGCACCGGCAGCTCCTTCCCCAGACCAGCTACAGATGTGTCCGAGGCGACTCAAACCAGAGTCACGCTGGCTCTCAAATGATGTGCTGGCAGCTACTTAAAACTGGAGGCAAAGACACGTTGTTACTTCTGGTGTAGTTCAGCTTTAAGAGGGAAAAGGGAGATAAAGCaaataagttatatttataaataaagcagTTACTaattaaggcttttaaaaaaatctctttttgtgCGCTGGTTACATCATCCCCTGGCTGTCTCTACCCGGCATCCGCGCGTCCTGCAGTCACTGCAGCCCACTCTGAGGACAGATATTTTGGTCATAATCAAGtggatctttatttttatctaacaTTTACAATCCTGCCAGTTCTGACTTTGAAACTCTCTTTGCCGTGCATGCCAGGACCCACCTCTCATGTTCAGCGAAGAGTACCAGAGAAGCCTGCTGGAGCGGTACCATTCGGTTCTGGATCAGAAACGCAAAGAGTACGTGGTCGGGGAGCTCATCTGGAACTTCGCCGATTTCATGACCAACCAGAGTAAGTGGCAGTTTGGCTTGTGGAGTGTACCTTCTAACTTTCTCAGGCTAGCTTTCCAGTTCCGGACATTTGCTTGTAAGACTATTGGAGACAAAGGGAGGAGAGTTGGTTTAGTCAAGGTAGGTTGCATAGAGACTTTCCCAGGAAAAGTTAGCTGTGCTTAGGTAGCAACAAAGAAATCCTGTGCAGCTTCCCAGATCATTTTGTAGAGAGAAAGCAAAGGGAGAGGCACTCTCCGGAAGCAGCTTGCTTTTTTGTCTGTTTCCCAGCAGTATGAGGAAGACCTGGACCTCATACTGGATTCACTTTTGGGATATACTCATTATTGCAGAGTAGGGTACAACGCCTGAGAAAGTGAAGATATTTCGGTCTGTTTTATATTACTCACTTGTAGAAAGCTGCCCACTGAATACATTCAAGTTTGAAAACGTCTTGAGTGTGGGTGTTTAAGTCGTCAAAAAGAGAAGAATAGAACCTGGACTCTTCTCAGTGGGGGAAGACGAGGCTGTTTTGTTAAATTCCAAAGTTGCCCATTTTTTCCTG contains:
- the GUSB gene encoding beta-glucuronidase, whose amino-acid sequence is MAPGQAGAWAALGPLLWGCALALQGGMLYPRESPSRERKELDGLWSFRADFSDNRRQGFERQWYRRPLRESGPTLDMPVPSSFNDMGQDAQLRDFIGWVWYEREVALPQRWSQDLDTRVVLRIGSAHYYAIVWVNGVHVAEHEGGHLPFEADISKLVQSGPLASCRITIAINNTLTPHTLPPGTIQYKTDTSKYPKGYFVQDIKFDFFNYAGLHRPVLLYTTPTAYIDDITVTTGMDQDTGLVNYQVFVQGSEHFELEVCLRDEEGKVVAEGTGGRGQLQVPSANLWWPYLMHEHPAYLYSLEVKLTAQTAAGPASDFYTLPVGIRTVAVTESQFLINGKPFYFHGVNKHEDADIRGKGFDWSLLMKDFNLLRWLGANSFRTSHYPYAEEVMQLCDRYGIVVIDECPGVGIVLPESYGNVSLQHHLEVMEELVRRDKNHPAVVMWSVANEPASFLKPAGYYFKTVIAHTKTLDPSRPVTFVTNSNYAADLGVPYVDVICVNSYYSWYHDYGHLEVIQLQLATQFESWYRAYQKPVIQSEYGAETIAGFHQDPPLMFSEEYQRSLLERYHSVLDQKRKEYVVGELIWNFADFMTNQTPQRALGNKKGIFTRQRQPKSAAFLLRDRYWKLANETRYHHSVVKSQCLGNSLFPF